ATCCCGGAGTTCACCGGCATCTCCTCTCCCTATGAAGTGCCTGAGGACGCCGACGTTCGGGTCGACACCACCGGCCGCACGGTCGAGGATGCCCTCGCGGATGTCGAGAAGGCCCTCGCCGCCGCCGGACTCCTGGAGGTGTGATGGTCAGCGTCCTGTTCGTGTGCTCGGCGAACATCTGCCGTTCGCCGTACATGGAGCTGGCCGGACGCGCGATGCTCAGCCAGGGCTCGTCCCTCGAGCTGAGCTCGGCCGGCACGCTGGGCTTCCTCGACAAGCCGATGGACCCGACCATGGCGACCGCCTTCGAGCACAGCCCGGAGGTGACGGAGGCGGACATCGCTGCGTTCCGCAGCCGACGGCTGACCGCCGCCCACCTGGAGGCCGCCGACCTCGTGCTCACCGCCGAGTCGGAGCACCGCCAGTTCATCCTGACCGAGTTCCCCGCGGCGTTCCGGAAGGTCTTCTCGCTGGGCCAGTTCGCGGCCGGGGTGCGGCGCGTGGACTCCACGCTCAGCGGCGTGGACCTCGTACAGGCTGTCGCGACCACGAGCGGAGTCGCGCAGCTCCGTGCCGACATCGCCGACCCGTATCGGCGGGGTCGCCGGGCGGCCGCAGAAGCGGCCGCGCAGATCGACGAGCTGCTGGTGACCGTGATCCCGGCACTTGAGGAGCGGAACTGATGGACAACGACGGCCCGCTGCTGCCGGAGGGCATGCTGTTCGACCAGCCAGCCCGGCTGCGCGTGCGCAAGAGGCGACGCCGGTTCAAGCGGCTCCACAAGGTCTACGAACGCGTCGTCCCCGCCCGCATCCGGAAGTGGATCGACGACAACCCGGCCCTGGCCGCGATCGTCGGGCTGCTGCTCCTGCTGCTGCTGATCATCCTGCTGTGGCTGCTCTGGCTGTGGCTGCACCTGCACAAGGCGCCCGGCTTCAACCCCGACCTCGGCGACAACCGCCCGCCGTTCCTCGGCGGCCAGAACATCCTGCTCGTCGGACTCGACTGCGACGAGGCCGCGCCCACGGGCGACAAGCTCCGCACCTGCAACGACAACGACGGCAACATCGACCTGTCGAAGCTCACCGGCAGCGGCTTCTCCGACCTGGGCAACGGATCGGCAGGTGCGCCGGCCGACCCCCAGGATCCGACCGGGAGCAAGGCCTTCGAGGCCACCGGGGTCCGCAGCGACGTGATCATGGTCGTCCACGTCGCCGAGGACGGGCAGCACGCCCAGGTCGTCTCGATCCCGCGCGACTCGTACGTCGACATCGAGGGCCACGGCAAGAGCAAGATCAATGCGGCGTTCTCCTGGGGCGGCCCCAACCTCCTCGGTCGCACCATCGAGCAGAACTTCAAGATCCACCTCACGCACATCGTGGTCACCGACTTCGACGGCTTCCGGGGCATCACCGACGCCCTCGGCGGCGTCCAGGTCTACGTGCCCGAGGACGTCATCGACGAGCGGTGCAACTGCGTCACCTGGCACAAGGGCTGGCAGACCATCAAGGGCGAGACCGCCCTGGACTACGTCCGGACCCGCCACGGCCTGGCCCGCGGCGACTTCGACCGGGTCCAGCGTCACCAGAACTTCCTGCGCGCGGTCGTGCAGCGCACGCGCGCCATGGACGTGCTCGTCAACCCGGTCAAGCTGACCAGGCTCGTCGACGCGGCGACCAGCCACGTGGCGATGGACGACGGCATGAGCGACGCCGAGGTCATGAAGCTGACCTACGCGGGCCTGCGGATGGGCATCGGCGACATGGCGTTCGCCACCGTGCCCTTCGAGGGCGCGGCGATGGTGGGCGACCAGTCGGTCGTCCTCCTGAAGATGAAGGAAGCGGTCGAGCTCTTCAACGCCATGCAGCGCGACAAGTTCATCTCCTACGTCGCCGACCACCAGGTCGAGCAGCTGCCGGCCGAGAACACGGTCAAGTAGAACCCCTCCTGCACGACAGCCCCCGACGCCGCGGCGTCGGGGGCTGTCGTGCAGGAGGGCGCGCTGCGCCCGCGGGGATCAGACGGCTCGGCGCGGCGGCGTCTGCTCGAGCTCGGCCACGGTCGGCGCACCGAACGCGGGAAGGCCGTTCTGCTTGCGCAGCAGTCCCCACACCAGCGGCACCAGGAAGAGCATGGCCAGGCCGATCGCGGCGACGGTGATCGCCTCGAGGTTCTCCTTGCCTTCGCCGTAGGGGTGCAGGCCGGCCTTGAAGAGGAGTGCGGTGCCCGACATCGTCAGGACGATGACGATGCCGCGACGGATGATCGACTGGGCGACGCGGGGCGCCAAGCGGGAGCCGAGGATCGTGCCGGGGACCGAGCCGAGGACCAGCGGGAGCAGCAGGTCCCACTCGAGGCCGTGGATCGCGATGTTGGACAGGGCCGCAGCGAGCACCAGCGGGACCGCCTGCATGAGGTCGGTGCCGACGAGCTTCACGGCGGGAAGGCCCGGGTAGAGCATGAGCAGCGCGATCATGATCACCGAGCCGGAGCCGACCGACGTGACGCCGACCAGGAGGCCACCGAGCATGCCGACGAGCACGGTCGGGACCAGGCGGATGTGGGGGTTGGCTTCCGGGTCCCCGCCACCGCTGTTGACGTTGCGCATGTTGATGAAGAGGCGCAGCGCGTAGGTCGAGGCCGCGAAGAGCAGCGCGATGCCGATGCACATCTTGAGCGTGTTCTCGAGCTGCGTCGGATCGTCGATCAGCCCGTTGAGCAGCCAGGGCCCCAGGAACGCCATCGGCACGGACCCCGCGATGAGGTACGTCGCGAGGCGCACGTGCGGCGAGCCCTGCCGCCAGTGGGTGATCGCACCGCCCGACTTGTAGATGGCCGCCGCGGTGAGGTCCGCGGTGACGATCGCCGTGGTGTGCCCCACGCCCAGGAAGATCAGCGCCGGCGTCATGAGCGCACCGCCGCCCATGCCGGTCAGGCCGACCACGATGCCGACCAGGAAGCCGGCGACCAGGATGGAGAAGAACTGGTCGGAAATGAGCTCGCTCACAGGTGCATCCTCGTTCGCCGTGCGACATGGTGCGCGGACAGCCACGGTCCCGGCTTGTCGCGCATGGTCACAAACCTTAGGGGTTCAGTCGGGATTATGGGCAAGTACGAGGGGCCGTCCGCAGCGAGACGCGGACGGGCGCGGGCATTGGGCGCGCGCACCGTTACGATGCTGGTTGCCATAAGCGACGAGAGGTCACCCCAAGCTCATGACAGAAACGCACGCCGACTACCAGCTGAGTCAGCTCGACCAGCTGGAGGCGGAGTCGATCCACATCTTCCGTGAGGTCGCCGCCGAGTTCGAGAAGCCGGTCCTGATGTTCTCCGGCGGCAAGGACTCGATCGTCATGCTCCGCCTGGCGGAGAAGGCGTTCTACCCCGCGAAGATCCCGTTCTCGATCCTCCAGGTCGACACGGGTCTCGACTTCCCCGAGGTCACCGAGACCCGCGACCGCTGGGTCGAGCGCCTGGGCGTCAACCTCGTCGTCGCGAGCATCGACGACGCGATCAAGAACGGCATCATCCCCGATGCCGCGAAGATCAGCCGCAACCGCCTGCAGATCCCGACCCTGCTCAACGCCATCGAGGAGAACGGCTTCACCGCCGCCTTCGGCGGTGGCCGCCGCGACGAGGAGAAGGCGCGCGCCAAGGAGCGCGTCTACTCCCACCGCGACGAGTTCGGCCAGTGGGACCCGAAGAACCAGCGCCCCGAGCTGTGGAGCCTCTACAACGGCCGCCTGCACGAGGGCGAGCACATGCGCATCTTCCCGATCTCCAACTGGACCGAGCTGGACGTCTGGGACTACATCGGCCGCGAGCAGATCGAGATCCCGTCGATCTACTTCAGCCACCAGCGCCGCGTCTTCGAGCGCGACGGCATGCTCATGACCGAGACCCCGCTGAACCCGATGCGTGAGGGCGAGGTCGCCGAGGAGCGCACCGTCCGCTTCCGCACGTGCGGTGACATCACCCTGACCGGCTGCGTCGAGTCCACCGCCTCGACGATCGAGGAGATCATCGAGGAGGTGGCCGTCGCCCGGAAGACCGAGCGTGGCGCCACCCGCGGTGACGACCGCTTCTCCGAGGCCGCCATGGAAGACCGCAAGAAGGAGGGCTACTTCTGATGGCCACTGCTGAGAAGAAGCCCATGGACCTCCTGCGGTTCGCGACCGCCGGCTCCGTGGACGACGGCAAGTCGACCCTCATCGGTCGCCTGCTGCTCGACTCCAAGTCGATCTTCGAGGACCAGCTCG
The sequence above is a segment of the Nocardioides jiangxiensis genome. Coding sequences within it:
- a CDS encoding sulfite exporter TauE/SafE family protein gives rise to the protein MSELISDQFFSILVAGFLVGIVVGLTGMGGGALMTPALIFLGVGHTTAIVTADLTAAAIYKSGGAITHWRQGSPHVRLATYLIAGSVPMAFLGPWLLNGLIDDPTQLENTLKMCIGIALLFAASTYALRLFINMRNVNSGGGDPEANPHIRLVPTVLVGMLGGLLVGVTSVGSGSVIMIALLMLYPGLPAVKLVGTDLMQAVPLVLAAALSNIAIHGLEWDLLLPLVLGSVPGTILGSRLAPRVAQSIIRRGIVIVLTMSGTALLFKAGLHPYGEGKENLEAITVAAIGLAMLFLVPLVWGLLRKQNGLPAFGAPTVAELEQTPPRRAV
- a CDS encoding arsenate reductase/protein-tyrosine-phosphatase family protein, which translates into the protein MVSVLFVCSANICRSPYMELAGRAMLSQGSSLELSSAGTLGFLDKPMDPTMATAFEHSPEVTEADIAAFRSRRLTAAHLEAADLVLTAESEHRQFILTEFPAAFRKVFSLGQFAAGVRRVDSTLSGVDLVQAVATTSGVAQLRADIADPYRRGRRAAAEAAAQIDELLVTVIPALEERN
- the cysD gene encoding sulfate adenylyltransferase subunit CysD, with amino-acid sequence MTETHADYQLSQLDQLEAESIHIFREVAAEFEKPVLMFSGGKDSIVMLRLAEKAFYPAKIPFSILQVDTGLDFPEVTETRDRWVERLGVNLVVASIDDAIKNGIIPDAAKISRNRLQIPTLLNAIEENGFTAAFGGGRRDEEKARAKERVYSHRDEFGQWDPKNQRPELWSLYNGRLHEGEHMRIFPISNWTELDVWDYIGREQIEIPSIYFSHQRRVFERDGMLMTETPLNPMREGEVAEERTVRFRTCGDITLTGCVESTASTIEEIIEEVAVARKTERGATRGDDRFSEAAMEDRKKEGYF
- a CDS encoding LCP family protein encodes the protein MDNDGPLLPEGMLFDQPARLRVRKRRRRFKRLHKVYERVVPARIRKWIDDNPALAAIVGLLLLLLLIILLWLLWLWLHLHKAPGFNPDLGDNRPPFLGGQNILLVGLDCDEAAPTGDKLRTCNDNDGNIDLSKLTGSGFSDLGNGSAGAPADPQDPTGSKAFEATGVRSDVIMVVHVAEDGQHAQVVSIPRDSYVDIEGHGKSKINAAFSWGGPNLLGRTIEQNFKIHLTHIVVTDFDGFRGITDALGGVQVYVPEDVIDERCNCVTWHKGWQTIKGETALDYVRTRHGLARGDFDRVQRHQNFLRAVVQRTRAMDVLVNPVKLTRLVDAATSHVAMDDGMSDAEVMKLTYAGLRMGIGDMAFATVPFEGAAMVGDQSVVLLKMKEAVELFNAMQRDKFISYVADHQVEQLPAENTVK